The Catenulispora sp. MAP5-51 genomic interval GGGGTGACCATGCTGCGTTCCCAACTCAGTGGCCGTGTCTGTCACCGGGTCGCCGATCCGGAGACGGCCAAGATGACGCTTGGGGACAGGTTCCCTGACGCGGTGGACGCAGCGCAGGGGATCAGCCCGCTAGAGCGGGGCGTCGCCGTGACCACCACCAACGAGGGCGGTTGGATGCGGGCCCGGTCGGCCAACATCGGCGCGGAGCAGGCACAACGGATCACCACTGACTACGCGCACTGCCGGGTGCTGCTGCCCGGTCTAAGCGACATTGACCTGTCCGGGGGTGACACAACATGCCGGTGACCACCTCGGCGGCGCTGCTGTTCGGGATCGCAACGTTCCTGATGCTGCGGGCCCGAACCGTCAAAATACTGGAAACGATCATCGTGGCCCTGTTCGGGTTCACCCTGGCTAGCTCGATGTTCGGGACCATGATCAGCGCGGCGCTCCACTCCGTCTTCTACGCGCACGCGACGAAGAACGGCGTGCCCGTCGCTCCCGGTGCTCCCACAACACCGTGGACCAGTGGTCCGTGATGAACCGTGATTCGGACACGGTCACCGCGCTGTGGCTGCTGGCGGCGATTGCGGTCGTGGCCTACCGGTGGCACATCGCCTATTGGCTGGGAATCGGGCTGGTCATGCTGGTCCTGACAAGCCTGCTCCTCGGATCGCAGCACTCCTAGAGAACAGCGCCACCTGGGGCGCCGGACCGAACTCGACTCGCGTCCGGCGCCCCGCCCCTACAGATCACACGCGCACACACGCCACACCTCACAGCACCTCTCGCCCAGATCATGCATGCGGCCTTCTGTCGCACGGGGCCCGCCCCGGCAGACGCCTTCCGCCGCGACTCACTGACCCCACCTCTTGCCTTCTCCCGATGCCCCGCACCCGCGCGTGCCGTCCGCATCGTCCTGAGGCGCCTGCCAGCTTCATCGGCCGGCGCCGCCCGGTCTGCAAGGAGAAGCAGACATGCCCACCACGGGGCCTGAAGTCGCAACACCCAATCCGGCCCGGCTGGCACTGATCCCTATTGAGGATCGGGGCTGGTTCGAGCTGCTGTCACGGCCGGACTATCCGGCCATCGAGCAACAGATACGAGACGTCGGCGCGTGCGAAACCCCGGTTTGGCTGTCCGGCCGGACACTGCTGGTCGCGATCGCCACCGGCGAAGTCCTCACGTCGTGGTCCTCGGAGGGAACACCCTTCGGCGCAATACCGGTGCGGTGCATGAACCGTCGCGCCACGCGGTGCGCCTCATGCTCACGCCTGTATGCCGGGGACGCCTTCCACCTCGTGCGCGCTGGCCTGTCCGGCGGCAAGGGAGTACCGGACGCAGTATCGGGGCATCCGCTGGTATTCGCCACGCTCACCGCGCCATCGTTCGGCCCGGTGCACCGTCGCACCAACCCCAACCGGCTCAAAGACGTATGCCGGGCTCGGCGGGGAAATCCGCGGTGCCCACATGGCGCGCTGCTGACCTGCCAGCGGCGCCATGAACCCGGGGATCCACTGGTCGGGCGACCGCTGTGTATCGCCTGCTACGACTACCCCGGGCATGTGCTGTGGAACGCCGGAGCGTCGGCGCTGTGGGCTCGGATGGTCGACTTCCTGTATTGGCGGCTGGCCCGCGCCGCCGGGGTCCCCCGGTCTCAGATTCGGCGCACGATCCGTGTGGAGTACGTGCGGGTTGCCGAATACCAGGCACGCGGGCTCGTCCACTTCCATGCGGCGTTCCGCCTGGACGGGCCCGAGGACAGGTCACAGGAACCCCCGGCATGGGCCACGGCCGAACTGCTCGCTGACGTCATCGGGCAGGCAGCCTCGGCGGCACGGCTCCGCCTGGCCGAAACCATCGAGATCGGCGCGCCCGTCCTGTACTTCGGGGACCAGCTCGACGCCCGGCCCATCGTGCTCGATGCGGGACTGCCAGCGGAACGTGCGGCCGGCTACTTGGCGAAGTACGTCACCAAGGGCACAGAGGCGGCGCACGGGTCCGACGTGCCGATCACCCATCGATCGCAGATCGCCGCGCTGGCACGTACCGATCACGCGCGGGCTCTGATGTATGCGTGTCGCACAATCGGCGCGCTGTCGGGATATGAGGCGCTGGGGCTGCACCGTTGGACACACATGCTTGGGTTCGGCGGCCAGCCAGTGACTAAGACCCGCCGGTACTCCAGCACGTTCACCGCGCTACGGCAGGCACGCGCAGACTTCAAAAGCACGGGACGGCTCAAGGCCGATGGTGAAGAGACAGCGCGTGATGGCCAGTGGCGATACGCCTGGCAGGGATGGCCAAACGGCGCTATCGCGGAACAGGCCGCTGGCATCGGTGATGAACTCAATGAGTCGCGTGAACTCTCCCGGCAGTCGGGCAAGACGACATGACCGGGGACCATCAGAACGACCCCGGCGGAGCCACGGCCAGCAAGCCGCCTGCGGAAGGCGACTCCGTCGAGAATGCTGCGGCTCGGGTGGGTGGGCGGGGTCCGGAACTACTGGCCGCCGACCAAACCGAGATCATCACCGGTCCAGGAGGCCCTGCCAATCGCCGGCGTCACGGGCGGGTCGTGGCTCGGGGTGCGGCACGACGGGAGATCGACGAAAGATTGATCATTCAGGCGCTGCTGATGATCGCTAAGGATCTCGAACGACGCGATGCGTGGACCCAAGAAAATTTATCAGGAGACTGATTTAGCCGCGTTGATTCCATTCCGATTTCGGAAACATGCAGGTAGAATGGCATAAGTGCACGATTTCAGAAGGGGGTAAGTAAGGACATGGATTCAGATGCGAGCCTTGGGGCGCTTCTGGAGGAAGCACGAGCGCGCAGCGAAGTGACGCTCAACGCGCTCAGTACGGCCACCGGTATTCCGTTGACGTCGCTGCACCGGCTGTTCCACGACAGGGTGAATCGCCCGTCTCCGGCTCATCTCGTTACCATCGCCGATGCGCTGAACACTCCTCGTGGTCCTCTGCTTGCTGCGGCGGGCTTCCCAGAGTCCGGCAACGCGGACCTGGATACGGCGCTCCGCGCGGTGTACCCACTACCGGATGCAGCGATCGCCGAGATGCACGAAGCGATCACAGCAGTAGCTGCCCGGTTCACGGGCTCCACAGCGACAGGAGAGGACCTGTGAGCACGTCGACACTTCCCAACGCGGAACACTTCCGCCCAAAGCGCGCCGTGCTGTACTTGCGGGTTTCCCACGCCTCGCAGCTCAACACCGACTATGACCCTGAAGGCATCTCCATCCCCGCGCAGCGGACACACGGACAGAAGCGCGCAGCCGAACTCGGCGCTGAGATCGTCGCGGAGTTCATCGAGCCAGGACGCAGCGCGACCACCATCGACGGACGCAAAGAGTTCCAAAAGATGATGGCGTACCTGCGTGCCCACAAGAACATCGACTACTTGATCACGTACGCGCGTTCGCGCCTGTTCCGAAACAGCGTCGATGCTGCGATCACCAAACGAGAGCTACGCAACCTCGGCACGGTGATCATCTCGATCATGGACTTCACCGAAGACAACCCGGTCGGCGACCTGGTCGCAACGATCCTCGACGGCGTCAACGACTACCAGTCCAAAGCCCAAGGCGCCGACATCTCGCTGAAGATGGCCGCCAAAGTAGAGCGCGGCGGCTCGATCGCACAGGCACCGTTGGGCTACCTCAACGTGCGGGAGATCTTCGATGGTCGCGAGGTGCGCACCATCGCCGTAGACCCGGACCGCGCACCGCTGGTTCAAATGGGCTTCGAGCTGTACGCAACGGGCACCTACTCCTACGAAGACCTCTTGAACGCTCTTTCCGACGCTGGCCTACGTACCCGGCCGACCAAGAAGTACCCGGCGGGTAAACCGATCTCCAGGGGCAAGCTCGGGCAAATGCTGCGGGACCGCCATTACATCGGCATGGTGAGCATCAAGGGGAAGGAGTACCAGGGACGACACGAGCCGATCATCAGCCGGCCACTGTTCGACCGGGTCCAGGACGTCTTGGACCTCGAACGTGGCGGCGGCACGCGCAATCGCACGCACCATCACTACCTGAAGGGCTCTGTCTGGTGTGCGCGCTGCTCAAGCCGCATGTTGTACACGCCGGGCAAGTCCCGCACGGGTGAGCAGTATTTCTACTTCCTGTGCACCGGTCGGCAAAAGCACACCTGCGACCTGCCATACCTCAGGGCTGCCGACGTCGAGCGGGCCGTCGAAGACAACTACACCACTGTCACCCTCTCCACAGGCCTGCGTACCCGGATCGCCACAGCCATGGATGCGGCCGTGACGGACAGCGGTGCTACCGGCAGCCTCATGCGTACCCAGCTCGCCCGACAGATCATGGCATTGAGCACCAAGATTGACGGCCTCCTGGACCTGGTCGGCAATCCAGATTGGCCACAGGACAAGCTCACCGCCAAGGTGCGCACCATCCGCGAGGAACAGGCACGGGCCCAATATCAGCTCGACCAGCTCCAAGCTCCCGATCTGGACGCTGGGTACTCGGCACTAACTGGGCTACTGGACCTGCTCGGCGACGTACACCGGCTCTACCGCATCGCCAACAACGCGGCTCGCAAGGTACTCAATCGAGCGTGCTTCACCAAGATCTATATCGACGAGACAGACGGTGCGCCGTTTGTGGGCCGTGATGATCTCACCGACGCCATCCGGCCACTTGTCGAAACTCAACGCGCAGTGCTGCACGGATCAGCGGCCACACAGCATTACGGCGGTACCGCCCCGAGGGACGATACCGCCGTAACGGTTACTCCTACGGTCCTACTCGATGCCGTTCTTGCGAACGGCGGTTCGAGTAGCACCGCAATGGTGGGCCTAGGTGGACTTGAACCACCGACCTCCGCCTTATCAGGGCGGCGCGCTAACCAACTGTGCCATAGGCCCCGGTTGGTAACGTCGAGAAGCTTACCCCACCGGGGGCGGTGCCCCAAAACCGCTTAGTGGGGGGGTGCTTCAGGAGGCGGTGTCGTCGGCGAGGGTGACCTCTATGCCGCCGACGAGGGATGAGCACATGTTGTAGAGGTAGGCGGCCAGGGTGGCCAGGGCTGTGAACAGGACGATGTTCACCACGCTCACCAGGGCCGTGAAGCTCATCACCTTGCCGAAGGACAGGACCGAGGTCAGGGTGACGCTGTTGGGCTGGTTGGCGGGGGCCACGGAGGCCAGGGTGCGGTTGATCGAGTCGAAGACGCCGAGGGCGTTCAGGGCCGACCACAGGAGGGCCGCGGCTACCACCGAGACGACTGCGAAGGCGATCGAGAGGACGAATGTCGTCTTCATCACCGACCAGGGGTCGACCTTCGCCACGCGCAGGCGGGCCTTGCGGCCGCGCGGGGCGGCGCCGGGGGCCTGGGCCTGCTGCTGGTAGCGGGGCTGGCCCGAGGGGGAGCCGGCGGCCGGGTTGGTCGGGTTGCCCGGGCGCACGGCCCAGCCGCCTCCGGCCTGCTGGCGGGTGCCCGCCTGGCCTTGAGCGGAGTCCGATTGCTGATACGCCACAGTGCCCATGGTAGGGGCTTCCTTGCGTCTTGCCCCGGTACGACGGCCTCCGCCGCTGGAAAGCCGCCCGGCCAGACCAGACAGGCCGGCCGTGATCGCGGTGGCCGCGCCCGACACGGCCGCGCTCGCGCTGGCGGCGGCACCGGCCGCGGCGGCGCCGCGGGTCCCGGGCGCGCCGGGAACGCTGGGAGCGCCGGGAACGCCTGGACCAGCAGCGGGACCTGAGGCAGGACCGACGCCAGGACCAGCACCGGGAGCAGCATTGGGGCCAGCAGCGTAGGCAGGAGCGAGGGCGGGGCCGGGGCCCGTCATGCCCGGAGCACCGTGAGAGGGAGCGCCATGAGCACCGGGCACGCCCTGGGCCATCGGAGCGGCGTGCGCGCCATGAGCACCCTGGCCCTGTCCGGCCTGGGGCGCCGGGCCGCCGGGCATGCCGGGGCCGCCATGACCAGGGGCATAACCAGGCGCGCGCCCACCCTGCGGCGGCCCGTAACCGGGCGGCGGCTGGTTCGGCGGCTGGTTCGGCGGCGGCGCCTGCCGGTGCGCACCGGGCGGCACGGCGTCGGGAACGGAAGCGGCGCCGGGGCCGGCCCCGTAAGCGCGGGGCCCGCCACCGACGCCGTCGGGGTCGGTTCCGAGGCCGGGATCGGTCGTCGTCTCGCTACTCACCCGGCCAAGCTACCGTTCTCATGCTCATAGGTCTCCCCGGCCCCGCAATTTTCCGTAGCTCGGACCATATGTTCGATGGACCTCAACGCTGCACCGTGCACATAGCCGGACACGTAACGGAATCGGTCCCAGGTCCAGGGCCCTGCGGCACACCGCCGAACGGGGGTCACCCGTCTGCGCATCGGTGAAGCGCCGCCACCGCCGAAAACCAAACGGCGGCACCGGTGCCTCGCACCGATGCCGCCGCCTCGCGTTCTGCCAGGCCTCAGGCGATCACTCCTCGCCGGAGCCCTCCGAACCGTCCGAGTCCGAGTCCACGTCGGCGACCGCGTCCGAGTCAGCCGCCTCGCCGGCGCCCTCAGAACCCTCAACGCCCGCAGCACCCACAGCGCCGTTCTCCGAACCCTCGGCCACCGCGCCCGCGGCCACCGCCTCGCCCGACTCCTCGCCCAGCTCGTCCTCGACCTCGCCCGGGTCGCCGTTGCGCGCGATCGCGAGCACCGTGTCGCCCTTGCTCAGGTTGATCACCCGCACGCCCATGGTGTCCCGCGACGTCGGCCGCACCTCGGACACCCGCGTCCGGATCACGCCGCCGGACAGCGTGATCGCCATGACCTCGTCGCCCTCGTCCACGACCGAGGCGCCGACCAGGCCGCCGCGCTCGTCAACCGTCTTGGCCGCGATCACGCCCAGGCCGCCGCGGCCGCGCAGCGGGAACATGTCCACCGCGGTCCGCTTGCCGTAGCCGCCGGAGGTGGCCGTGAACAGGAACGTGTCCGGCCGGACCACGTCCATCGACAGCAGCACGTCGTCCTCGCGGAAGCGCATGCCGATCACGCCCGAGGTGGCCCGGCCCATCGGCCGCAGCGCCTCGT includes:
- a CDS encoding replication initiator — protein: MPTTGPEVATPNPARLALIPIEDRGWFELLSRPDYPAIEQQIRDVGACETPVWLSGRTLLVAIATGEVLTSWSSEGTPFGAIPVRCMNRRATRCASCSRLYAGDAFHLVRAGLSGGKGVPDAVSGHPLVFATLTAPSFGPVHRRTNPNRLKDVCRARRGNPRCPHGALLTCQRRHEPGDPLVGRPLCIACYDYPGHVLWNAGASALWARMVDFLYWRLARAAGVPRSQIRRTIRVEYVRVAEYQARGLVHFHAAFRLDGPEDRSQEPPAWATAELLADVIGQAASAARLRLAETIEIGAPVLYFGDQLDARPIVLDAGLPAERAAGYLAKYVTKGTEAAHGSDVPITHRSQIAALARTDHARALMYACRTIGALSGYEALGLHRWTHMLGFGGQPVTKTRRYSSTFTALRQARADFKSTGRLKADGEETARDGQWRYAWQGWPNGAIAEQAAGIGDELNESRELSRQSGKTT
- a CDS encoding helix-turn-helix domain-containing protein, which translates into the protein MDSDASLGALLEEARARSEVTLNALSTATGIPLTSLHRLFHDRVNRPSPAHLVTIADALNTPRGPLLAAAGFPESGNADLDTALRAVYPLPDAAIAEMHEAITAVAARFTGSTATGEDL
- a CDS encoding DUF3566 domain-containing protein, with amino-acid sequence MGTVAYQQSDSAQGQAGTRQQAGGGWAVRPGNPTNPAAGSPSGQPRYQQQAQAPGAAPRGRKARLRVAKVDPWSVMKTTFVLSIAFAVVSVVAAALLWSALNALGVFDSINRTLASVAPANQPNSVTLTSVLSFGKVMSFTALVSVVNIVLFTALATLAAYLYNMCSSLVGGIEVTLADDTAS